In Pirellula sp. SH-Sr6A, the DNA window AATCGGACGAGCGCTGGACCTTCCACACATCGCCGTCCCAAGTGCACAGGGCGAGACCGCCGTCGGAAAAAAAATCCAATCCGGTAAAACGCATCTGCGCCAGCCAGGGATTCGACTCCGGTGCAACGAGATGATCGACGGCAAAGGGGCCAGTGTCCGATACCGTTTGGATCGGCGTCTTGAACGCCTGCCCCCATCTCGCTGGACCACCGCGCGTCAGCCTCTGCAAGTCAACATCTTCTGGAGACAACGTGTTACTACTTGCCGCAACTGCCAACGTGTCGGGCTTCGTACCGGTATCCAACGGTTGCCATAAAGCAAAGTTGATCGGTTCTCTGCCGGAGGAGATTTTGAGTGTGAGATTTCGCCCGCGACGGTGCCAAGCCGCTTGAGGAGTAGGCGGCCAGATGGTGGCGAGGATGGGCTCCTCAGATTTTGCCGTACGATCTTGACCGAGCAATGCAATCGTTGCCCCTTCGATCTGCATAACCTCCAGCTCCACCTCGGAGGTCGCATGCTCGGCGACTTGCAATTCCATGTCGTGATCACGAGGTCCGATATGGAACAACCTAACCGAGTAAGGGTGGGATGCAAGGCTGCTGGGTGGTGCCACCCACGGTGACTCTAGAACATCGGTGCTGCCGATCGAATAGGAAAAGACGATGCGCTGACCATGCTGGTAAAGGCCTCGGTATTGTCCCCAAGACCGCGGCAATGAACCATAACGTTTGCCGTCTCTTCCTTCGACTCGCACCCTGTCCTCAAAGGACCCATTGGCAGGGTTTGCCCATCCGGGTGCCTGGGGATTGGCGAATCCAACCCTTCCGACCAAGCTGGGATGGATGCCATGCTCTCCGTTGAATTGGATACCACGCCAATCGATGAAGGCCGAATCGACGCTTTGCGAGGCGTCGTTTAGCGACAATGGGCGACTCCACGAGGCGGCCATTCGAAGTGTGTCGGTATCAAAGACCATCCAATGTTGTCCGCGGGCAATCCCACCTGCTCCAGCATCCAGGCGAACCGCGACGCCTTTGTATGCAAAGTTCTTTTGGGGACTGGGGATTTCGAAAGTATGAGCCAAGCTCGCTCCGTAATCCATCGAAGACCAAGGTTCGATTTTACTAGGTGCTGGCCCCTTCGAGCTCCCCTCGGGCAACGTGGACAGATACGCGCCATCCACTGCAGTCCACTGCGTTGGATTGTGCTGGCGAAGATAATGCTGACGGATGTAGTGGATCACGTCATATTTCTGCGATGGTACCATCCACGTTTGTGCCATCATCATTCCGTATCCGTACGTAAGCGTACGGTACATCGAATATGGGTCGCTTCCATTTTTGAATGGACCTTCTGCAAAACGCAGCGAGGTAGGAAGAGACCCCGGCTGTTCCAGCGTCCCGTGACAGTTAGCACAAACTCGTTGGTAGATTTTCTCTCCACGTAGAAACGCATCGTCGTCCCAACCGAGAATCAACGCACGGTGATCCAGATCCCTTTCGTAGTCAGGAATGGAGACGGTCAAACTGGATTGGCTCGGACGCAACTCTGCCGCGCGCCCTGCACCGCCATCTCGTATTTCCATCAGATACCGAATCAAATCGTAAAATTGTTGGCGGCTTGCGAGAGCACTGATTTGCCCCGATGGCATGATGGAGGTGCTGCGTATCTTCATTTCCTCCACATCGTCGCGCTCCAGTTTCCGCACGGAACCACGCTTTGCGAGTTCTTGCAAAGTAATGTCATGGTCGTTGGATGCGATGATGAGGGCATCAAAGATTTCCTCATCGACGGTCCGTACCGATACGGTTTCGAATCCCTTTCGAATGACTTTCGACGGCCAAAGAACCGATTCGAGCAGCGCTTCGTCCGTCACATCGCGTCCTAAACTCGTGAGATCAGGTCCAAGCCTCGCCCCCTCGCTTGAGACAGGCTCGTGGCATTGTTGGCAGGCCATCTGAGGTTGAAAAAAAAGGATCGCTCCGCGAGCTGCGTCACCGAGTTGCTTCGACTTCTCAATCAACTCCGTCACCGGAACGGCTTGAAGCTCTGATTCGAGCGTCTGGGCTAGCAACGAGTGGGCCCCTGCCAAAACCAGAAGTAAGCAGCCAAGAAATCTAAGTCGAACGATCATCTATCGAACCTTTGCCATAACAAAAACCGCACTGATCCTGCGAGCCTTTCACCGCGCAGACGGAGACCGGGGGTCGACCTCTGCCTCAAGTAAAGTCTCACGAAATAGAGTCCAGTATTTTCCAATTGGTGTAGAGCATCCGAGGCAAATGAAAAGGGCCTTTCCACAAACTCCCTTTCAGCGTGTTGGACCTCTTGCCGTCGCGATGCAGGTACCCAAACCACTCTCCAAATTCGGGATCGGAGAAGTGCTGAAAACTCCAATCGTGAACTTGCTGATGCCAAGCCGCATACTTGGATTCTCCGGTCAGCGACCAAGCCAACAAAGTCGCGATGAGCGCTTCGCAATGGGGCCACCAGAACTTCATGTCATGCCAGTACTCTTGGACCGGCAGCCCACGTAAATCTCGAAAATAAAAAAGGCCACCAAACTCGGGATCCCAACCCCTTTCCCACATCCAGTCCAGCATTTGACATCCAAGCTGAATGAGTTGGCGATCGTTGCGAAGCTTTCCTTCGTGCATGACAAACCAGGCGCACTCGATCGCATGTCCAGGATTCAGTTGACGGCCATCGAAATGGTCCAAGACTTCACCGTTCAAGCCGACCGTCTCCATGACAGCGCGTTCCTTATGGTTCAGGAATTTGCCGCGGATCTCCGTCAAAGACCAGTCAATCCATTCGCTGCACGTTTTGCCTTGTACAGCAATATCTCCCAAACCCTTACGAATCTCTTGCGCCGTCACGATCGAAATCATGTGCGGTCCGATCGATAGCGATGGCCGTGTAAGAACGACCGATTTGGGAGCCATTACCCCAGGTTCGAACGAATACCAAAGATACTTCTCATAACACCGAACCGCGTGATCGGCCGCTTCGGCGGAACGCGTCGCGCGATGGATGGCGGCATAGGCGATGGCAGCAAACGACTCGCTGTAAACATAGCGACGCATGCGCAGCGGCGATCCGTCCCGCGTGACTGTAAAATAGTGCTTGCCATTAGCATCCGTCCCGTACCGTTGTAGAAACTCGATCCCACTGCGGGCAGCTTCGAGCCATTCCTCTCTCGGTTCGACTTCATGGTACAGTGTGGCAAACATCCAAGCCCCTCGGCCCTGGAACCAGATCGACTTGTCGGTATCGACCACCGTTCCGTCGCGGTCCAGAGATGTGAGGTAGCCGCCGTAGTCCCTATCCAAACCATGACGCAGCCAGAAGGGCATCACATCGCCCAGAAGTGTGTCGCGGTATTGCGAAGCCAGGGAAGATCGGCCTTCTTGGGTAAGTAAATCCATCGTCGCTTGCCTATTTTTCGGCCGAGACCGACGGGGTTTCTAGCCAGTCCATTTCAAAACGGATCAAAGCAACTCGCTTCGTTCCATCGGCCT includes these proteins:
- a CDS encoding DUF6797 domain-containing protein codes for the protein MIVRLRFLGCLLLVLAGAHSLLAQTLESELQAVPVTELIEKSKQLGDAARGAILFFQPQMACQQCHEPVSSEGARLGPDLTSLGRDVTDEALLESVLWPSKVIRKGFETVSVRTVDEEIFDALIIASNDHDITLQELAKRGSVRKLERDDVEEMKIRSTSIMPSGQISALASRQQFYDLIRYLMEIRDGGAGRAAELRPSQSSLTVSIPDYERDLDHRALILGWDDDAFLRGEKIYQRVCANCHGTLEQPGSLPTSLRFAEGPFKNGSDPYSMYRTLTYGYGMMMAQTWMVPSQKYDVIHYIRQHYLRQHNPTQWTAVDGAYLSTLPEGSSKGPAPSKIEPWSSMDYGASLAHTFEIPSPQKNFAYKGVAVRLDAGAGGIARGQHWMVFDTDTLRMAASWSRPLSLNDASQSVDSAFIDWRGIQFNGEHGIHPSLVGRVGFANPQAPGWANPANGSFEDRVRVEGRDGKRYGSLPRSWGQYRGLYQHGQRIVFSYSIGSTDVLESPWVAPPSSLASHPYSVRLFHIGPRDHDMELQVAEHATSEVELEVMQIEGATIALLGQDRTAKSEEPILATIWPPTPQAAWHRRGRNLTLKISSGREPINFALWQPLDTGTKPDTLAVAASSNTLSPEDVDLQRLTRGGPARWGQAFKTPIQTVSDTGPFAVDHLVAPESNPWLAQMRFTGLDFFSDGGLALCTWDGDVWKVQRSSDSESEAWSWRRIATGMFQPLGLKIISDRIYITCRDQLAVLHDLNGDAEIDFYECLNNDHQVTEHFHEFAMGLQVDGEGNFYYAKSGCHGKAAVVPHHGTLLRVERDGSKTTILANGFRAANGVCLNPDGSFFVTDQEGFWNPKNRINWVTLSETSKPKFYGNMLGYHDITDPSDSAMEPPLCWITNTFDRSPAELLWVDSPSWGKLNGRLLNLSYGYGKVFLVPHEQVGEKMQGGMIELPIPPFPTGVMRGRFHPKDGHLYLCGMFAWAGNATAPGGLYRIRATDQPVHLPVELHAFRRGVQLRFAEPLDETSVHPEVFSVKTWSLERTAKYGSKHLDEKTLQVTAAKLSADGTVVDLEIDGLKPTWGMEIQYSLKALRGELVNGRLHNTIHTLRD
- a CDS encoding AGE family epimerase/isomerase; translated protein: MDLLTQEGRSSLASQYRDTLLGDVMPFWLRHGLDRDYGGYLTSLDRDGTVVDTDKSIWFQGRGAWMFATLYHEVEPREEWLEAARSGIEFLQRYGTDANGKHYFTVTRDGSPLRMRRYVYSESFAAIAYAAIHRATRSAEAADHAVRCYEKYLWYSFEPGVMAPKSVVLTRPSLSIGPHMISIVTAQEIRKGLGDIAVQGKTCSEWIDWSLTEIRGKFLNHKERAVMETVGLNGEVLDHFDGRQLNPGHAIECAWFVMHEGKLRNDRQLIQLGCQMLDWMWERGWDPEFGGLFYFRDLRGLPVQEYWHDMKFWWPHCEALIATLLAWSLTGESKYAAWHQQVHDWSFQHFSDPEFGEWFGYLHRDGKRSNTLKGSLWKGPFHLPRMLYTNWKILDSIS